The window CGTGCTGCTCGTGCGTCCGTTCAACCACGCCGGTCCGCGGCAGTCGCCCTCGTACGCCACCTCTGCCTTCGCCCAGCAGGTCGCGGAGATCGAGGCGGGACGCCGCGATCCGGTCCTGAAGGTCGGCAATCTCGACGCCCGGCGCGACATCACGGACGTGCGTGACACCGTCCGCGCCTACCAGGCGCTCGCCGAGCGCGGCCGTCCGCATACGCCGTACAACGTGTGCAGCGGGCGCGCGCGCTCGATGCGCGAGCTGCTCGATCTTTTGCTGTCGCTGTCCCGCGTGCGGGTGCGCGTCGAGGTCGATCCCTCCCGCCTGCGTCCGAGCGACAACCCGCTGATTGCCGGCAGTCACGATCGGCTGACGCGCGATACAGGGTGGGTGCCGGAGATCCCGATCGAGCAGACGCTCCGCGATCTGCTCGACCACTGGCGGCTCCGCGTGGCGCACGCGTCATGAGCCCGGGGCTGTCCCGCCGGCAGGCCGCAGCCGCAAAGGCGGACCACTCCGAAACGACCCGTCAGTTCGTCCACATGGCGATGGGCG is drawn from Vicinamibacterales bacterium and contains these coding sequences:
- a CDS encoding GDP-mannose 4,6-dehydratase — protein: MTGATGFAGSHLVARLAAGGGSVAAWAHRGGAEPTADATVRWRSVDLLDRRALGDALAAARPSVIYHCAGFADVHEAWRAPARAMRVNALGTHYLLEAVRDAGLSCPVLVTGSAMVYRPAMEPLTEDHPLGPAGPYALSKLAQEMAAAASSLPVLLVRPFNHAGPRQSPSYATSAFAQQVAEIEAGRRDPVLKVGNLDARRDITDVRDTVRAYQALAERGRPHTPYNVCSGRARSMRELLDLLLSLSRVRVRVEVDPSRLRPSDNPLIAGSHDRLTRDTGWVPEIPIEQTLRDLLDHWRLRVAHAS